Proteins from a genomic interval of Desulfuromonas thiophila:
- a CDS encoding CHC2 zinc finger domain-containing protein produces MPDTRYAAPLAQRKAEVLRRLDVRAWLATVSEQVQPSGPGHALICCPAHGESHPSCNVRLADGVWHCHACGAAGGLFDLAAAAWGCDFLAALARLEAAAGIDATAPAPAPTPRRDPATAAANTSGAGPVVATYDYCDRSGRLLYQKQRLEPGRAGRAKEYRFRHPVAGGGWAAGRGDAAPLLYGVAELAAAPADVPAYVVEGEKCADVLRGWGLVAVSTDSGAAGAWPDGHADLFQGRRVVVVPDHDAPGERYAGRAAAALLAAGAAVAGLRLPGLAAKGDVVDWVAARTAEGMTDAAARDLFVSLAGVAPPWEPVPEVMPTADDGTDDGADDGTTDDGADDGADDPPPPARTTTRPPRRRRSRTDDADGTPARARGGAGLLALTEGAPLYVDPYGGTYVDIGGEPLPLIATATATVEALSAMHYAATGQTAGKDAIAAACAVLSHEARRSGRTVPMAHRTAWWPDGALLIELGDGRAVRIHDGAWSQIAAPIGAFRAGAGKLPQPDPDLAGDAAHLFRLVPVPADQQLFFLATLAAAMVPQMARPLLAITGPQGSGKSAAARRIKALVDPSDAPLSLLPRKPDDLDLLLSRSACLALDNLSAIPADMADVLCGVLTGASPQRRRLHSDGDVVTLRADVLLLVTGITALSGRADLLERSIRVDLERIEDGDRRPDDELDAEFERLRPGILGGLYSMLAGGLALLPRYRPPQLPRMAEFARLAAAIAEAHRPGAGARYLRDFARNQGRQHLELAETNLLFGALVELAGRGEYLSGSFGEVAGRLRDIAQPGPADRFPTARGLRAALERLRVPLSVAGIRYDYGGRGAAAKASVTFRPAARPCEMVDDDVVAPPLPPEPPQLRPDDGWELVGAEPAP; encoded by the coding sequence ATGCCTGATACCCGCTATGCCGCGCCGCTGGCGCAGCGCAAGGCGGAGGTGCTGCGCCGCCTGGACGTGCGCGCCTGGCTGGCGACCGTGTCGGAGCAGGTGCAGCCGTCCGGCCCCGGTCATGCGCTGATCTGCTGTCCCGCGCATGGCGAGTCGCACCCCTCATGCAATGTGCGCCTGGCGGACGGCGTGTGGCACTGTCATGCCTGTGGCGCCGCTGGTGGCCTGTTCGACCTGGCCGCCGCAGCCTGGGGCTGCGATTTTTTGGCGGCGCTGGCGCGGCTGGAGGCCGCCGCCGGCATCGATGCCACCGCACCCGCACCCGCACCGACCCCGCGCCGCGATCCAGCCACCGCCGCCGCCAACACCAGCGGCGCCGGGCCGGTGGTCGCCACCTACGATTACTGTGATCGGTCCGGCCGTCTGCTGTACCAAAAACAACGGCTGGAGCCGGGCCGCGCCGGCCGCGCCAAGGAGTACCGCTTCCGCCACCCCGTGGCGGGCGGGGGCTGGGCGGCGGGCCGTGGCGATGCCGCGCCGCTGCTGTATGGCGTGGCGGAGCTGGCGGCTGCGCCGGCCGATGTGCCTGCCTACGTAGTCGAGGGCGAAAAATGCGCCGATGTGCTGAGAGGCTGGGGGCTGGTCGCCGTGTCCACTGATTCCGGCGCCGCCGGCGCGTGGCCGGACGGTCACGCCGATCTGTTCCAGGGCCGCCGCGTGGTGGTGGTGCCGGACCACGACGCCCCCGGTGAGCGCTACGCCGGCCGCGCTGCGGCCGCCCTGTTGGCTGCCGGCGCTGCCGTGGCCGGGCTGCGGTTGCCCGGCCTGGCCGCCAAGGGTGACGTGGTCGACTGGGTTGCCGCTCGCACCGCCGAGGGCATGACCGATGCCGCCGCCCGTGACCTGTTTGTTTCGTTGGCTGGGGTTGCCCCGCCCTGGGAACCCGTGCCGGAGGTCATGCCGACCGCCGACGATGGCACCGACGATGGCGCCGACGATGGCACCACCGACGATGGCGCCGACGATGGCGCCGACGATCCACCACCACCGGCCCGCACCACGACCCGCCCACCGCGCCGCCGGCGGAGCCGCACCGATGATGCCGACGGCACCCCGGCCCGTGCCCGTGGTGGTGCCGGCCTGCTGGCCCTGACCGAGGGGGCGCCGCTGTACGTCGACCCGTATGGCGGCACCTATGTTGATATCGGCGGCGAGCCGCTGCCGCTGATTGCGACGGCGACCGCCACGGTCGAGGCGCTGTCGGCCATGCACTATGCCGCGACGGGCCAGACAGCCGGCAAGGACGCCATCGCCGCCGCCTGTGCGGTGCTGAGCCATGAGGCGCGGCGATCCGGCCGCACCGTGCCGATGGCCCACCGCACCGCCTGGTGGCCCGATGGTGCGCTGTTGATCGAACTTGGCGATGGCCGCGCCGTGCGCATCCATGACGGCGCCTGGTCGCAGATCGCCGCGCCCATCGGCGCGTTTCGCGCCGGCGCCGGCAAACTACCCCAGCCCGACCCCGATCTGGCCGGCGATGCCGCGCACCTGTTCCGCCTGGTGCCGGTGCCGGCGGACCAGCAGCTGTTTTTTTTGGCGACATTGGCGGCGGCGATGGTTCCGCAGATGGCCCGGCCGCTGCTGGCCATAACCGGCCCGCAAGGCTCGGGAAAATCCGCCGCCGCCCGCCGCATCAAGGCGCTGGTCGATCCATCGGACGCGCCGCTATCCTTGCTGCCGAGGAAACCCGATGACCTGGATCTGCTGCTGAGCCGGTCCGCCTGCCTGGCGCTGGACAACTTGTCGGCGATCCCCGCCGATATGGCGGACGTGCTCTGCGGGGTTCTCACGGGCGCCAGCCCCCAGCGCCGCCGCCTGCACTCGGATGGCGACGTGGTTACCCTGCGCGCCGACGTGCTGCTGCTTGTGACGGGGATTACCGCGCTATCGGGTCGGGCTGACCTGCTGGAACGATCGATCCGCGTGGACCTGGAGCGGATAGAGGATGGCGACCGCCGCCCCGATGATGAGCTAGACGCGGAGTTCGAGCGCCTGCGGCCGGGCATCCTCGGCGGCCTGTATAGTATGCTCGCCGGCGGCCTGGCGCTGTTGCCCCGGTATCGGCCGCCGCAGCTGCCCCGTATGGCCGAGTTTGCTCGGCTGGCGGCGGCGATAGCAGAGGCCCATCGGCCCGGCGCCGGTGCCCGCTATCTGCGTGATTTCGCGCGCAATCAGGGGCGCCAACACCTGGAACTGGCGGAGACCAACCTGTTGTTTGGCGCGCTGGTCGAGCTGGCCGGCCGTGGCGAGTATCTGAGCGGCTCGTTCGGTGAGGTCGCCGGGCGGCTGCGGGATATCGCGCAGCCCGGCCCGGCGGATCGGTTCCCGACGGCCCGAGGGCTACGGGCGGCGCTCGAGCGCCTGCGTGTGCCGCTGAGCGTCGCCGGTATCCGCTACGACTACGGCGGCCGTGGCGCCGCGGCCAAAGCCAGCGTGACCTTCCGGCCCGCCGCCCGGCCGTGCGAGATGGTCGACGATGATGTCGTGGCACCGCCGCTGCCGCCGGAACCGCCGCAGCTGCGGCCGGATGACGGCTGGGAGTTGGTCGGCGCGGAGCCGGCACCATGA
- a CDS encoding nitroreductase family protein, whose translation MDLFDAINQRHSYRGPLLADPVPRTDLRRIIQAGLQAPSGRNAQTTEFIIIDDPVLLAKLQAMHPANQAMQQAPAMIACLIDRQPAAVYEGYNFQIEDCAAAVENMLLAITALGYASVWIDGWLRLEQRADRVAQLLMLPTDKKLQILLPIGRPAEHWPQKERKPFAQRAWFNCYGAEETPCQ comes from the coding sequence TTGGATCTGTTCGACGCCATCAACCAGCGCCACAGCTATCGTGGCCCCCTCCTGGCCGACCCGGTGCCGCGCACGGACCTCAGACGCATCATACAGGCCGGGCTGCAGGCCCCTTCCGGCCGGAACGCCCAGACCACCGAATTCATCATCATCGACGATCCGGTTCTACTTGCCAAGTTGCAGGCCATGCATCCGGCCAACCAGGCCATGCAGCAGGCGCCGGCGATGATCGCCTGCCTGATCGACCGGCAGCCGGCAGCTGTTTATGAAGGTTACAACTTCCAGATAGAAGACTGCGCCGCCGCGGTGGAAAACATGTTGCTGGCCATCACGGCACTCGGCTATGCCAGCGTCTGGATCGATGGCTGGCTGCGCCTAGAACAGCGCGCCGACCGGGTGGCCCAGCTGCTGATGCTGCCGACAGACAAAAAACTGCAGATTCTGCTGCCCATAGGCCGACCGGCCGAACACTGGCCGCAGAAGGAACGCAAACCCTTTGCACAGCGCGCCTGGTTCAACTGTTACGGCGCCGAGGAGACCCCCTGCCAATGA
- a CDS encoding peroxiredoxin — MSVLVTRQAPDFCAPAVLADGAIVNDFKLSNLKGKYVVLFFWPLDFTFVCPSEIIAHNRRIEQLKERGIEVVGISVDSQYTHLAWRNTAPADGGIGPVAFPMVADVKHEICRAYGIEHPQAGVALRASFLIDREGVVQHQVVNNLPLGRNVDEMIRMIDALQFFEQYGDVCPAGWQKGDQGMKADPKGVASYLAENADKL, encoded by the coding sequence ATGAGCGTACTGGTAACCCGTCAGGCCCCCGACTTCTGCGCCCCGGCCGTTCTGGCCGATGGCGCCATCGTCAACGACTTCAAGCTTAGCAACCTCAAAGGCAAGTATGTGGTGCTGTTTTTCTGGCCGCTTGATTTTACCTTTGTCTGCCCGTCGGAAATCATCGCCCACAACCGCCGCATCGAACAACTTAAGGAACGCGGCATCGAGGTCGTCGGCATCTCCGTCGACTCACAGTATACCCATCTGGCCTGGCGCAACACGGCCCCGGCCGATGGCGGTATTGGCCCTGTTGCCTTCCCCATGGTGGCTGACGTCAAACACGAAATCTGCCGCGCCTACGGCATTGAGCATCCCCAGGCCGGGGTCGCCCTGCGCGCCTCCTTCCTGATCGACCGCGAAGGGGTGGTACAGCACCAGGTGGTCAACAACCTGCCACTGGGTCGCAATGTTGACGAGATGATCCGCATGATCGATGCCTTGCAGTTCTTCGAGCAGTATGGCGATGTCTGCCCCGCCGGCTGGCAAAAAGGGGACCAAGGCATGAAGGCCGATCCCAAAGGCGTAGCCAGCTACCTGGCTGAAAATGCCGACAAGCTCTAA
- a CDS encoding chemotaxis protein CheC — translation MNVLADTLFASDEKDILQEVMNIAFGQASADLAEVIDIFVILSVPDIQVVRDCDLPDYFRQEISCSGSVHIIEQSFLGKFSGQALLIFPSGAEKDLLKLFNSNNELGQIDIDIDTLEQETLMEVGNILIGACIGKIAELLQDIVTYDPPRLLAQDFSLQQASCAPVAKGSFAISIRTVFRFEQQNVEGYLFLITNQHSITWLKKALHAFLEAYE, via the coding sequence ATGAACGTATTGGCGGATACGCTGTTCGCCAGCGACGAAAAAGACATTCTGCAGGAAGTCATGAATATCGCCTTCGGGCAAGCCTCGGCAGATCTGGCCGAGGTAATCGATATTTTCGTGATCCTCAGCGTCCCGGATATCCAGGTGGTGCGTGACTGTGATCTGCCGGACTACTTCCGCCAGGAAATTTCCTGCAGCGGCAGTGTCCACATCATTGAACAGAGCTTTCTCGGCAAGTTCAGTGGTCAGGCACTGCTGATCTTCCCTTCCGGCGCGGAAAAGGATCTGCTCAAACTGTTCAACAGCAACAACGAACTGGGACAGATCGACATCGACATTGATACCCTGGAGCAGGAAACCCTGATGGAGGTAGGCAACATCCTCATCGGCGCCTGCATCGGCAAGATCGCCGAGTTGTTGCAGGACATCGTCACCTACGATCCACCACGTCTGCTGGCGCAGGATTTTTCCTTACAACAGGCCTCCTGCGCCCCTGTCGCCAAGGGCTCCTTCGCCATCTCGATCCGCACCGTTTTCCGCTTCGAGCAACAAAACGTGGAGGGCTATCTGTTCCTGATCACCAACCAGCATTCCATCACCTGGCTGAAAAAGGCTTTGCACGCCTTCCTGGAGGCTTACGAGTGA
- a CDS encoding HU family DNA-binding protein, giving the protein MTKTELVNAIAEKAELSKSDAEKALKAFVDVVTSALQADDKIALVGFGTFSVGERAARVGKNPQTGDQIEIAAAKVPKFKAGKALKDAINEA; this is encoded by the coding sequence GTGACAAAAACTGAGCTGGTAAATGCAATAGCCGAGAAGGCCGAATTGAGCAAGAGTGATGCGGAAAAAGCCCTGAAGGCTTTCGTCGACGTTGTCACCAGCGCATTGCAGGCCGATGACAAGATCGCCCTGGTCGGTTTTGGCACCTTCAGCGTCGGTGAGCGGGCGGCACGGGTCGGCAAGAACCCCCAGACTGGCGATCAGATCGAAATCGCGGCTGCCAAGGTGCCCAAATTCAAAGCCGGCAAGGCTCTCAAGGACGCTATCAACGAGGCCTGA
- the panP gene encoding pyridoxal-dependent aspartate 1-decarboxylase PanP: protein MTEQAKANLENLYRIFTVPEAPDSTLGRIDQALTADLAGFLQQHIVATGCSLEEIERDFSSTQIPEEPTFVSDYTEFVKNKLVAQSVHTASPGFVGHMTSAMPYFMLPLSRILIALNQNTVKVETSKAFTPLERQVLAMLHRLVFAQDDAFYQRYIHDSRCALGAFCSGGTIANTTALWLARNRLCKPDGMFRGIAQEGLLRALQHLRCEGLVVLASRRAHYSLAKGVDLLGLGRDNLIPVETDENNRIDLRCLRQHCQRLQDENKRVLALVGIAGTTETGTVDPLDALADLAAELECHFHVDAAWGGPTLFSQTHRGLLKGIERADSVTIDAHKQLYAPMGAGMVLFRDPRAVSAIEHHAAYILRPGSKDLGTHTLEGSRPGKALLVHAGLSIIGRKGYELLIDQGIERARHFADCIRAHPDFELVTAPELNILTYRYNPAWSQQAMAQASQEQRRVANVLLDQLTVTIQKAQREAGNTFVSRTRLEPAQYQGDSITVFRVVLANPLTTDALLEAVLAEQCGWARRFAELLAPLQALQAGWRQA, encoded by the coding sequence ATGACTGAACAAGCCAAGGCCAATCTGGAAAATCTCTATCGCATCTTCACGGTTCCCGAAGCTCCGGATTCCACCCTCGGCAGAATTGATCAAGCCCTTACCGCCGATCTTGCCGGTTTTCTGCAGCAGCATATTGTGGCCACGGGCTGCAGCCTGGAGGAAATCGAACGCGATTTTTCCAGTACGCAGATTCCCGAGGAACCGACCTTCGTGTCGGATTACACCGAGTTCGTCAAAAACAAGCTGGTGGCGCAATCGGTTCATACCGCTTCGCCCGGTTTTGTTGGCCACATGACCTCGGCCATGCCGTATTTCATGCTGCCGTTGTCGCGTATTCTCATCGCCCTGAACCAGAACACCGTCAAGGTGGAGACATCCAAGGCCTTCACACCGCTGGAGCGGCAGGTGCTGGCCATGCTCCATCGGCTGGTGTTCGCGCAGGATGATGCCTTCTATCAGCGCTATATCCATGACAGCCGCTGTGCCCTGGGGGCTTTCTGTTCCGGCGGAACCATTGCCAACACCACGGCCCTGTGGCTGGCGCGCAATCGCCTGTGCAAACCCGACGGCATGTTTCGCGGTATCGCCCAGGAAGGCTTGCTCCGGGCGCTGCAGCATCTGCGCTGTGAAGGGCTGGTGGTCTTGGCTTCACGCCGTGCCCATTATTCGTTGGCCAAGGGAGTTGATCTGCTGGGGCTTGGCCGCGATAACCTGATACCGGTCGAGACCGACGAAAACAACCGGATCGATTTGCGCTGTCTGCGGCAGCACTGTCAGCGATTGCAGGATGAAAACAAGCGGGTGCTGGCACTGGTCGGCATTGCCGGTACCACGGAAACCGGCACCGTCGATCCCCTCGATGCCCTGGCCGATCTGGCCGCCGAACTGGAATGTCATTTCCATGTCGATGCCGCCTGGGGCGGACCGACCCTGTTTTCCCAGACGCATCGCGGACTTCTCAAGGGTATCGAACGAGCGGATTCCGTTACCATCGATGCCCACAAACAGCTTTACGCGCCGATGGGGGCCGGCATGGTGCTGTTCCGCGATCCCAGGGCTGTTTCCGCCATTGAGCATCATGCCGCCTACATTCTGCGGCCTGGCTCGAAGGATCTTGGCACCCACACCCTCGAAGGTTCCCGGCCAGGCAAGGCGTTGCTGGTGCATGCCGGGTTGTCGATTATCGGCCGCAAGGGCTATGAACTGTTGATTGATCAGGGCATTGAGCGGGCACGCCACTTCGCTGACTGCATCCGGGCCCATCCTGATTTTGAACTGGTGACCGCGCCGGAACTCAACATCCTCACCTACCGCTATAATCCGGCCTGGTCGCAGCAGGCCATGGCCCAGGCTAGCCAGGAACAGCGGCGTGTGGCCAATGTTTTGCTGGATCAGCTGACCGTGACCATCCAGAAGGCTCAGCGCGAGGCCGGCAACACCTTTGTTTCCCGTACCCGGCTGGAGCCGGCCCAGTATCAGGGCGACAGTATTACCGTCTTTCGGGTGGTGTTGGCCAACCCGCTGACCACCGATGCTCTGCTGGAAGCCGTACTGGCGGAACAGTGTGGTTGGGCGCGGCGCTTTGCCGAGCTGCTGGCGCCGTTACAGGCGTTGCAGGCCGGCTGGCGGCAGGCGTGA
- a CDS encoding response regulator → MLQTILIVDDSPVARMIMKKCLPAGHNLTIFEAGNGQQGVEQYERHRPDLTFMDLTMPVMDGFEALRRIKQINPQAVVIVATADIQEKVLQRVATFGALYTLKKPPTKEALAQALERGTAALQQVSS, encoded by the coding sequence ATGCTTCAAACCATCCTGATTGTCGACGATTCCCCGGTGGCCCGCATGATCATGAAGAAATGTCTGCCGGCGGGCCATAATCTGACCATTTTCGAAGCAGGCAACGGACAGCAGGGCGTTGAACAGTACGAACGCCATCGGCCGGATCTGACCTTCATGGATCTGACCATGCCGGTCATGGATGGCTTCGAAGCCCTACGGCGTATCAAGCAGATCAACCCGCAGGCCGTGGTCATCGTGGCGACCGCCGACATTCAGGAAAAGGTACTGCAGCGTGTCGCCACCTTTGGCGCCCTCTATACCCTGAAGAAACCCCCGACAAAGGAAGCCCTGGCTCAGGCGCTTGAACGGGGCACGGCTGCCCTGCAGCAGGTGTCATCATGA
- a CDS encoding sensor domain-containing diguanylate cyclase produces the protein MIFAQIFDTINTGLVVLDRQMVVHYWNRWMALHSHIQSSAIVGHNLFDFFPDLNRPHFLRNCKSVLTFGNFCFFSQKLHHYLFPMAPVGSLADHFDHMQQSCAMGPLRNASDEIEMLYLSVQDVTEVVSYQRKLMQLNQTDQLTGVYNRNYMEAHLAKEIERCKRFNHNLSLLMIDVDLFKSINDTYGHPCGDYALKAITQRINSQIRKTDALIRYGGDEFCCILTETSCQAAYKVAEQLRQTIAAPPFTFQGSQFNATISVGVASLDQQDCDLESLLKKADDALYRAKQAGRNTVT, from the coding sequence GTGATCTTCGCGCAGATTTTTGACACCATCAACACCGGGCTGGTGGTTCTCGACCGCCAGATGGTGGTCCACTACTGGAATCGCTGGATGGCATTGCACAGCCACATCCAGAGCAGCGCCATTGTCGGTCACAACCTGTTCGACTTCTTCCCCGACCTCAATCGGCCGCACTTTCTGCGCAACTGCAAATCGGTGCTGACCTTTGGCAACTTCTGTTTCTTCTCCCAGAAACTGCACCATTATCTGTTTCCAATGGCGCCTGTCGGCTCGCTGGCGGATCATTTCGACCACATGCAGCAGAGCTGTGCCATGGGACCACTGCGCAACGCCAGCGATGAAATCGAGATGCTTTATCTGTCGGTCCAGGATGTCACCGAAGTGGTTTCCTATCAGCGCAAGCTGATGCAGCTGAACCAGACCGACCAACTCACCGGAGTTTACAACCGCAACTACATGGAAGCCCATCTGGCCAAAGAGATCGAACGCTGCAAGCGTTTCAACCACAATCTGAGCCTGTTGATGATTGATGTTGATCTGTTCAAGTCGATCAACGACACCTATGGTCATCCCTGCGGCGACTATGCCCTCAAGGCCATTACCCAACGCATCAACAGCCAGATCCGCAAAACCGACGCCTTGATTCGCTATGGCGGTGACGAGTTCTGCTGTATCCTGACAGAAACCTCGTGCCAGGCCGCCTACAAGGTTGCCGAACAGTTACGCCAGACCATCGCCGCCCCTCCCTTTACCTTCCAGGGCAGCCAGTTCAACGCCACCATCAGCGTTGGGGTCGCCTCCCTCGACCAGCAGGACTGCGATCTGGAGAGCCTGCTGAAAAAAGCCGACGATGCCCTCTATCGAGCCAAGCAGGCTGGCCGTAACACCGTTACCTGA
- a CDS encoding thioredoxin family protein, whose protein sequence is MKRPLLLLIALLLFPSVVLSASLWLEDSDRAFTQAREQQRPVLMYFTGSDWCHWCIQLNKNVLSQPEFADFAAKELVLLKVDFPKRLPQSAAQARRNDQLARQYRVRGFPTLLLFNAAGDKIATTGFRPGSAADYVTHLQELLK, encoded by the coding sequence ATGAAACGCCCCCTGCTGCTGTTGATCGCCCTGCTGCTGTTCCCGTCTGTTGTTTTGAGTGCCTCCCTGTGGCTGGAAGACTCCGACCGTGCCTTTACCCAGGCGCGGGAGCAGCAACGGCCTGTTCTGATGTATTTCACCGGCTCTGATTGGTGCCACTGGTGCATCCAACTCAACAAGAACGTTCTATCACAACCGGAATTTGCTGACTTCGCCGCCAAGGAACTGGTTTTGCTGAAGGTCGACTTTCCCAAGCGCCTGCCCCAAAGCGCCGCACAGGCTCGCCGCAATGACCAGCTAGCCCGCCAATACCGCGTTCGCGGCTTCCCGACCCTGCTGCTGTTCAATGCCGCCGGCGACAAGATTGCCACAACCGGCTTTCGACCCGGTTCAGCAGCGGACTATGTCACACACCTCCAAGAGCTGCTGAAGTGA
- a CDS encoding tyrosine-type recombinase/integrase, with protein sequence MARAKNSKGVYLRGKTWWITYSGPDGRQHFESANSKLKSDAEYLLACRRKSVAEGEVLQQDRRQLARFTVAELCEKYDAFIAGRGNYATKKLYVAEIKAALGHYKLAQLSLAAIEAWQSRLLSDPRPNRRNGRLTAPPLAVASVNRRIATLKHMATKGHDWELLTKDTLDRVRRCKLQKENNARLRFLSTEEAQRLVACAAAEVRPVLICALNTGCRKEEVLGLTWDRVDLKHGFIRLNKTKNGESRDVPINSTLADCLRGLVRPIDPAGYVFTNPATGRRWCDMKRGFDRACQRAKLSDFRFHDLRHTFASQLVMNGVDLTTVSRLLGHKSLTMTLRYAHLAPDHLQSAVGVLDRLASPAAAVGAER encoded by the coding sequence ATGGCACGCGCAAAAAACAGCAAGGGCGTTTACCTTCGCGGTAAAACCTGGTGGATCACCTACAGCGGCCCCGATGGCCGGCAACATTTCGAGAGCGCCAACAGCAAGTTGAAGTCGGACGCTGAATATCTGCTCGCCTGCCGCCGCAAATCGGTAGCAGAAGGCGAGGTACTGCAGCAGGACCGCCGCCAGCTAGCCCGCTTTACCGTGGCTGAGCTGTGCGAAAAATACGATGCCTTCATTGCCGGGCGCGGCAACTACGCCACAAAGAAACTATACGTTGCTGAAATCAAGGCGGCGCTGGGGCACTATAAATTGGCACAGCTGAGCCTTGCCGCTATCGAGGCATGGCAAAGCCGCCTGTTGAGCGATCCCCGGCCCAACCGCCGCAATGGCCGCCTGACCGCGCCACCCTTGGCGGTTGCCAGCGTCAACCGGCGGATAGCCACCCTGAAGCACATGGCCACCAAGGGCCACGACTGGGAGTTACTGACCAAGGACACCCTAGACCGCGTGCGGCGTTGCAAGCTGCAAAAGGAGAACAACGCCCGCTTGCGGTTTCTATCGACCGAGGAAGCGCAACGCCTGGTGGCCTGCGCTGCTGCCGAGGTGCGGCCGGTGCTGATCTGCGCCTTGAATACCGGCTGCCGCAAGGAGGAAGTCTTAGGCTTGACCTGGGATCGTGTAGACCTGAAACATGGCTTTATCCGCTTGAACAAAACCAAAAACGGCGAAAGCCGCGATGTGCCGATAAACAGCACCCTGGCCGATTGCCTGCGGGGGCTGGTGCGGCCGATTGACCCGGCCGGCTATGTGTTCACCAACCCGGCCACCGGCCGCCGCTGGTGCGACATGAAACGCGGCTTTGACCGCGCCTGCCAGCGGGCCAAGCTGTCCGACTTCCGCTTTCACGACCTGCGGCACACCTTCGCGTCACAACTGGTCATGAACGGCGTAGACCTGACAACCGTTTCCCGCCTGCTGGGGCATAAGTCGCTGACCATGACGCTACGCTATGCCCACTTGGCGCCGGATCACCTGCAAAGCGCCGTTGGCGTCCTTGACCGGCTTGCTTCGCCTGCTGCTGCCGTTGGCGCGGAGCGCTAA
- a CDS encoding helix-turn-helix domain-containing protein → MTHDRTTTTDPRTTAASLPPATIEPYVTAGDVAAFLGLPENSIYKLALRRQLPSYKLGKSRRFRLSEVAAVMAAGRVEGGADA, encoded by the coding sequence ATGACCCACGACCGCACCACCACCACCGACCCGCGCACCACCGCCGCCAGCCTGCCGCCGGCAACAATCGAACCCTATGTTACTGCCGGCGATGTCGCCGCATTCCTGGGTTTGCCGGAAAACTCGATATACAAACTCGCCCTGCGGCGCCAGCTGCCCAGTTACAAGTTAGGGAAATCGCGGCGGTTCCGCCTGTCGGAGGTCGCCGCCGTCATGGCCGCCGGCCGCGTGGAGGGGGGCGCCGATGCCTGA
- a CDS encoding solute carrier family 23 protein, whose protein sequence is MKLHYGLEDRPPWPQRLLYAGQWFVICLPTLVILAQLAARLQPGGTAAAGLYLQKISLMTAVALLAQVLVGHRLPLVLGPAAVLLVGVLACRASDPAAVTSALFLGGLLLFLLARSSLLLRLQRLFTARVIAVVLLLIAFTLLPLIGQLLLPAGLAAPDGPLRLGFASLLLLLLLLLHRWLTGLGRATLVIWGLAAGTLVWLILVPPCQSPVPLPWLGWPLTSLSLTWQFDPAVLLAFLVCYLALAVNDLGSMQSLAPFFDLPDLPRRLRRGLAVTGLANMLAAFIGVIGPVNYSFSPGVLAASGCGARRVLLPVAAALGLCALSPRLLGYLSAVPDVVIGVILLYVLSVQSLTALRLLAGAGTRRSLVLGVGLPVLCGTLVAFIPAQQLLRLPLALQPLAGNGFVVGLLAALLLDRSGGRGQR, encoded by the coding sequence ATGAAGTTGCACTATGGCCTGGAAGATCGGCCGCCCTGGCCGCAACGGTTGCTGTATGCCGGCCAGTGGTTTGTCATCTGTCTGCCGACCCTGGTGATTCTGGCCCAGTTGGCGGCGCGGCTGCAGCCTGGTGGTACCGCCGCGGCTGGGCTGTATCTGCAAAAGATCAGTCTGATGACAGCGGTCGCACTGCTGGCTCAAGTGCTGGTCGGTCATCGTTTGCCGCTGGTGCTGGGGCCGGCGGCGGTGCTGCTGGTCGGGGTTCTGGCCTGTCGCGCCAGTGATCCGGCCGCCGTGACCAGCGCCCTGTTTCTGGGCGGACTGCTGTTGTTTCTGCTGGCTCGCAGCAGCCTGCTGCTGCGTTTGCAGCGGCTGTTCACGGCGCGGGTGATTGCCGTTGTGCTGCTGCTGATAGCCTTTACCCTGCTGCCGCTGATCGGCCAATTGCTGTTGCCTGCCGGACTGGCAGCGCCTGATGGCCCGTTGCGGCTGGGTTTTGCCAGCCTGTTGCTGCTGCTGCTTTTGCTGCTGCATCGCTGGCTGACAGGGTTGGGGCGTGCCACCTTGGTGATCTGGGGCCTGGCGGCAGGAACCTTGGTCTGGCTGATACTGGTGCCGCCGTGCCAGAGTCCTGTGCCGCTGCCCTGGCTGGGCTGGCCGCTGACATCGCTGTCGCTGACCTGGCAGTTCGATCCCGCCGTGCTGCTGGCCTTTCTGGTTTGCTATCTGGCTCTGGCGGTCAACGATCTGGGGTCGATGCAGTCGCTCGCGCCCTTCTTTGATTTGCCCGATCTGCCCCGGCGATTGCGCCGCGGTCTGGCCGTTACCGGCCTGGCCAACATGCTGGCTGCCTTCATTGGGGTGATCGGGCCGGTCAATTATTCCTTCAGCCCTGGTGTGCTGGCGGCTTCGGGCTGTGGTGCGCGTCGGGTGCTGTTGCCGGTGGCCGCCGCCCTGGGCCTGTGCGCCCTGTCCCCTCGTCTGCTGGGCTACCTCAGTGCCGTGCCGGACGTTGTCATCGGTGTCATTCTGCTTTATGTTCTCAGTGTTCAGTCGCTGACCGCGCTGCGTTTGCTGGCCGGGGCCGGAACGCGTCGCAGTCTGGTGCTGGGAGTCGGCCTGCCGGTGCTGTGTGGTACCCTTGTGGCTTTCATCCCGGCACAGCAACTGCTG